One Succinispira mobilis DSM 6222 genomic window carries:
- the infB gene encoding translation initiation factor IF-2 — MTKRRVFEVAKELNVSNKEVLDILEKNNIQAKNHLSTIEDGAQEIVQKYLKVNKEQVAVAKISKPAQENRNNIENKQLGKNDIMNKTIAESKTINTNKQQVQAEESKKEAVLPTQNKNVVNSTNMTRSNSRPNTANKQGYQGTNPRPNSSNNTNQTTSQNRVATNNNANRSTSGTSTTRPNQPQQRSNNSNSATVNRSTGNTAAPKKNAPVTGTSNTNTANKPGNKGGNNRQGSYNSRPQSGNRNQNNRNQHNRRPNKTSEPVVVREVKRPESIQVAEFITVKDLALKIKCEPSEIIKKLFMMGMMVTINQDLDFDTATLVASEYNIEVLELPPEQDPTEVPEVEDEPKYRVARPPVVTVMGHVDHGKTSLLDAIRKANVTAREAGGITQHIGAYQVNFNNRKIVFLDTPGHEAFTAMRARGAKVTDIAILVVAADDGVMPQTIEAINHAKSAEVPIIVAVNKMDKEGANPDIIKQQLASHNLVPEDWGGDTIMVPVSAKQKMGISDLLEMVLLVADMQELKANPTIPAVGTIIEAELDKGRGPVATVLVQNGTLNIGDSIVAGTAYGKVRAMINERGEKVKRALPATPVEVLGLSDVPLAGDVLHATDEKTARSVAEKRLAKKRIEEMQKSQKVSLDDLFQQIQEGKLKQLNILVKADVQGTIEALKQSLSSIKNEEVKVEIVHAGVGAINESDVMLASASNALIIGFNVRPDNNARKAAETQSVDVRLYRVIYDAINDVEAAIKGMLAPKFEEQLLGKVEVRQVMIINKNPIAGCYVQEGKVTNSAQVRLVRDGIVIHEGKIDSLKRFKDDVKEVVSGYECGITLEKFRDIKDGDILEIFIMKEV; from the coding sequence ATGACAAAGCGTAGAGTGTTTGAAGTAGCCAAGGAGCTAAATGTCTCTAATAAGGAAGTACTGGATATTTTAGAAAAGAACAATATACAAGCAAAAAATCATTTGAGCACTATTGAAGATGGGGCTCAAGAAATCGTACAAAAATACTTGAAGGTGAATAAGGAACAAGTAGCAGTTGCAAAAATTTCTAAACCAGCTCAAGAAAATAGAAATAATATCGAAAATAAGCAGCTGGGGAAGAATGATATAATGAACAAAACTATTGCAGAATCCAAAACAATTAACACAAACAAACAACAGGTCCAAGCAGAAGAAAGTAAAAAAGAAGCGGTTTTGCCTACGCAAAATAAAAACGTCGTAAATTCGACTAACATGACGCGTAGCAATTCGCGCCCAAACACAGCGAATAAACAGGGATATCAAGGAACAAACCCTAGACCTAATAGTAGCAATAATACGAATCAAACAACTTCTCAAAATCGAGTTGCGACTAATAATAATGCTAATAGAAGTACTAGTGGCACCTCTACTACGAGACCAAACCAACCGCAACAACGTTCGAATAATAGTAATAGTGCGACTGTGAATAGGTCAACTGGTAATACTGCGGCACCGAAAAAAAATGCCCCAGTCACTGGAACGAGTAATACTAATACTGCTAACAAACCTGGTAATAAAGGTGGAAATAATCGTCAAGGAAGCTATAATAGCCGACCTCAATCTGGTAATCGCAATCAAAACAATCGCAATCAGCACAACAGGAGACCTAATAAAACATCAGAACCAGTGGTTGTTCGGGAAGTTAAAAGACCGGAGAGTATCCAGGTTGCAGAATTTATAACTGTAAAAGATTTAGCCTTAAAAATAAAATGTGAACCGAGTGAAATAATTAAAAAATTATTTATGATGGGCATGATGGTTACTATTAATCAAGATTTAGATTTTGATACAGCAACTCTTGTTGCTAGTGAATATAATATTGAGGTTTTAGAACTTCCACCGGAACAAGATCCAACAGAGGTTCCAGAAGTTGAAGATGAACCTAAATATAGAGTTGCTAGACCACCTGTTGTAACTGTTATGGGACATGTAGACCATGGTAAAACTTCGTTATTAGATGCAATTAGAAAAGCTAATGTTACAGCGCGAGAAGCTGGCGGAATAACACAACATATAGGGGCATATCAAGTTAATTTTAATAATAGAAAGATTGTATTTTTAGATACTCCAGGTCATGAAGCGTTTACAGCAATGAGAGCACGTGGCGCAAAGGTTACTGATATAGCAATTTTGGTAGTTGCTGCTGACGATGGGGTAATGCCACAAACGATTGAAGCGATTAATCATGCTAAATCAGCAGAAGTGCCAATAATTGTTGCAGTAAACAAAATGGATAAAGAAGGTGCTAATCCAGATATTATTAAACAACAATTAGCCAGTCATAATCTTGTTCCAGAAGACTGGGGCGGAGATACGATTATGGTACCAGTATCTGCCAAACAAAAGATGGGTATTTCAGACTTACTAGAAATGGTATTGTTGGTTGCTGATATGCAGGAGCTAAAAGCAAATCCAACAATTCCTGCTGTTGGAACGATAATTGAGGCAGAATTAGATAAAGGACGGGGTCCGGTAGCTACAGTTTTAGTTCAAAATGGTACATTGAATATAGGTGATAGCATTGTCGCTGGAACTGCCTATGGTAAAGTTAGGGCTATGATAAATGAACGTGGCGAAAAAGTAAAAAGAGCTCTTCCTGCTACTCCAGTAGAAGTGTTGGGTTTATCTGATGTCCCATTAGCGGGAGATGTTTTACATGCCACAGATGAAAAAACAGCGCGGTCAGTGGCAGAAAAACGTTTAGCTAAAAAGCGCATAGAAGAAATGCAAAAAAGTCAAAAAGTATCATTAGATGATTTGTTTCAACAAATCCAAGAAGGTAAGTTGAAGCAACTAAATATTTTAGTCAAAGCTGATGTTCAAGGTACTATTGAGGCTTTGAAACAGTCTCTTTCTAGCATCAAAAATGAAGAAGTAAAAGTGGAAATTGTTCATGCAGGTGTAGGTGCTATAAATGAATCCGATGTTATGTTGGCATCAGCCTCTAATGCTTTAATTATTGGCTTTAATGTTCGTCCTGATAATAATGCTAGGAAAGCAGCAGAAACTCAAAGTGTTGATGTTCGCCTGTATAGAGTCATTTATGATGCCATAAATGATGTTGAAGCAGCAATAAAGGGAATGTTAGCGCCTAAATTTGAAGAACAATTGCTAGGTAAAGTTGAAGTTCGACAAGTAATGATAATCAATAAAAACCCAATTGCAGGTTGCTATGTTCAAGAAGGGAAAGTAACTAATTCCGCACAAGTGCGTCTGGTAAGAGATGGAATAGTAATACACGAAGGTAAAATAGATAGTTTAAAACGGTTTAAAGATGATGTAAAAGAAGTTGTTTCAGGCTATGAATGTGGCATAACCCTAGAAAAATTCCGTGATATTAAAGATGGGGATATCTTAGAAATTTTTATCATGAAAGAAGTGTAG
- the rbfA gene encoding 30S ribosome-binding factor RbfA → MARVRAEKIQELIKQEVSKIILNDLKNPHIGFVTVTQVEVTNDLRHAKIWLSLYGGPEEQDRTLQALNKSLGYIRSEIGKRIRLKFVPELALMTDNSLEYSSHIQKILLQIKENEAE, encoded by the coding sequence ATGGCGCGCGTAAGAGCTGAAAAAATTCAAGAATTGATAAAGCAAGAAGTAAGTAAAATAATTCTAAATGATTTAAAAAATCCTCATATTGGGTTTGTTACGGTAACGCAAGTTGAAGTTACGAATGATTTGCGGCATGCAAAAATATGGCTAAGTTTATATGGTGGACCAGAGGAGCAAGATAGAACTTTGCAAGCTTTAAATAAATCTTTAGGCTATATACGAAGTGAAATTGGGAAGAGAATTCGTCTTAAATTTGTTCCGGAACTTGCCTTAATGACTGACAATTCGCTTGAGTACAGTAGTCATATTCAGAAAATATTATTGCAGATAAAGGAAAATGAGGCGGAGTAA
- a CDS encoding DHH family phosphoesterase, with protein sequence MVECSISEAAAIIRQSHKLAIVAHVNPDPDTLGSVLGLGRALEKTGKEIIMLVDDKIAHSLNFMPGIGEIKRPEEIREQAFDLLVILDASDLDRIGNVAKGITAPILNIDHHISNSLFADYLVLDTKAAATGEIIYLLLQELEIPLDIEIATNLYTAIATDCGFFQYANTTSRTMCCAAKLLEYGIKPNEISDNLEVKTLESIQLLSKVLQTMEFYSQNRIAVISLPKLLCQEGVETEGFIRYPRYIDGVEVAVLFKYVSDKTTRISMRSKNLDVSEVALLFGGGGHKRAAGCTIYEDINTAKNQLIKKLNEAIEAEENNA encoded by the coding sequence ATGGTAGAGTGCAGTATAAGCGAAGCGGCTGCTATAATTAGACAGTCTCATAAGTTAGCAATTGTAGCGCATGTAAATCCCGACCCAGACACTCTAGGCAGTGTCTTAGGATTGGGAAGAGCGCTGGAAAAAACTGGTAAAGAAATCATCATGTTAGTTGATGATAAGATTGCCCATAGCTTAAATTTCATGCCTGGAATTGGTGAAATTAAAAGACCGGAAGAAATTAGAGAACAGGCTTTTGACTTGCTTGTAATTTTAGATGCTAGTGATTTAGATAGAATTGGTAATGTTGCCAAAGGGATAACAGCGCCCATATTAAATATTGATCATCATATATCAAATAGTTTATTTGCAGATTATTTAGTATTGGACACAAAAGCAGCAGCTACAGGAGAAATTATCTATCTGTTGTTGCAAGAATTAGAAATCCCTTTAGATATTGAAATCGCCACAAATTTGTATACTGCAATAGCTACAGACTGCGGTTTTTTCCAATATGCAAATACTACATCTAGAACAATGTGCTGTGCGGCAAAATTATTAGAATATGGGATAAAACCCAATGAAATTTCAGATAATTTAGAAGTGAAAACTTTAGAAAGTATTCAATTGCTTTCTAAAGTTTTACAAACTATGGAATTTTATTCTCAAAACAGAATTGCTGTTATTAGTTTACCAAAATTACTATGTCAAGAAGGTGTGGAAACGGAAGGCTTTATTCGTTATCCGCGCTATATTGATGGAGTCGAAGTAGCTGTTTTATTTAAATATGTATCAGACAAAACGACAAGAATAAGTATGCGTTCTAAAAACTTAGATGTTAGTGAAGTGGCGTTATTATTTGGTGGTGGTGGTCACAAACGAGCAGCTGGCTGCACGATTTATGAAGATATAAATACCGCTAAAAATCAGCTGATTAAAAAATTAAATGAAGCAATCGAGGCTGAAGAAAATAATGCTTGA
- the truB gene encoding tRNA pseudouridine(55) synthase TruB — protein MLDGILNILKPPGMTSHDVVSLVRKTLHTKKVGHAGTLDPDAAGVLPIFVGKATRLIEYATEAPKTYRVHMQFGVQTDTGDDSGNIIKKSEIYSLNEELIIKVLQEFQGEQEQIPPMYSAIKHDGKKLYELARSGVEVERKPRKIFIEAIRLLAKNEQGLFLEVICSKGTYIRTLVEDIAQKLDMCATMTFLLRMQVGVFNIQEAISLEIFLEKQKSCLLNAELAINHLPKIKLTEKQSLRFSQGVLTTIQDLDLKYKQTEQLRVYTHEDVFLGIGCVDSKQIKPLKVFTIVRLD, from the coding sequence ATGCTTGATGGAATTTTAAATATATTAAAACCACCAGGGATGACAAGTCATGATGTGGTGAGTTTGGTGCGCAAAACATTGCACACTAAAAAAGTAGGACATGCTGGAACTTTAGATCCGGATGCAGCAGGTGTATTACCTATATTTGTTGGTAAAGCTACACGATTGATTGAGTATGCAACAGAGGCACCAAAAACTTATAGAGTGCACATGCAATTTGGAGTACAAACAGATACTGGGGACGATAGTGGTAATATTATAAAAAAGTCAGAAATTTATTCTTTGAACGAAGAGCTAATAATAAAAGTATTGCAAGAATTCCAAGGAGAACAAGAGCAAATTCCGCCGATGTATTCTGCAATAAAACATGATGGTAAGAAATTATATGAACTTGCTAGAAGTGGCGTAGAAGTAGAGCGTAAACCTAGAAAAATTTTTATAGAGGCAATAAGATTATTAGCTAAAAATGAACAAGGCTTATTTTTAGAAGTTATTTGCTCTAAAGGAACTTATATTAGAACTTTAGTTGAGGATATTGCTCAAAAATTAGATATGTGTGCAACAATGACATTCCTGCTAAGAATGCAAGTTGGTGTATTTAATATACAAGAAGCAATTTCTTTAGAGATATTTTTAGAAAAACAAAAAAGCTGTCTACTTAACGCAGAATTGGCTATTAATCATTTGCCAAAAATTAAATTAACAGAAAAGCAGAGCTTGAGATTTAGCCAAGGAGTTTTAACAACTATTCAGGATTTAGATTTAAAATATAAACAGACAGAACAATTGCGAGTATATACCCATGAAGATGTTTTTTTAGGCATTGGTTGTGTAGATAGCAAGCAAATAAAACCACTAAAAGTATTTACTATTGTTAGATTGGATTGA
- a CDS encoding bifunctional riboflavin kinase/FAD synthetase gives MLDWIDCEMQVIRSFAEIKDSVKGCILALGTFDGVHLGHREIISKAKKYANEKKLKTIIFSFSNHPFVHLKPEQVPYMLLNNEDKESIIEELGVDVLINVAFDQELANLEAKEFIDLLYQYLQPLKIVVGENFTYGKFGAGNVITLSKECKLRNIELAIQPLIRIDDLLVSSTNIRQAITLGEISLANLLLARTHFIQGKVVKGSQIGRTIGFPTANLELLGLNLAIPANGVYVAKVLTESKQEFYAIANIGTNPTVKSTMDKRLEVHILNFQGDIYGEKLRVYFYEKIRLEQKFNNLQELAEQLYRDKNFVLNYFSLV, from the coding sequence TTGTTAGATTGGATTGATTGCGAAATGCAAGTAATAAGAAGTTTTGCAGAAATTAAAGATAGTGTTAAGGGTTGTATTTTGGCTTTGGGTACTTTTGATGGAGTTCATTTAGGACATCGTGAAATTATATCTAAAGCTAAAAAGTATGCCAACGAAAAAAAACTAAAAACTATAATTTTTAGTTTTTCTAATCATCCTTTTGTGCATTTAAAACCAGAGCAAGTGCCATATATGCTACTCAATAATGAAGATAAAGAATCTATTATAGAAGAACTAGGTGTTGACGTGTTAATTAATGTTGCATTTGATCAAGAACTAGCTAATCTGGAAGCAAAAGAATTTATAGATTTACTCTACCAATATCTACAGCCATTAAAAATAGTTGTAGGTGAAAATTTCACTTATGGCAAATTTGGTGCTGGTAATGTTATTACTCTTTCGAAGGAGTGCAAGTTACGTAATATTGAGTTAGCAATTCAACCTTTAATTAGAATTGATGATCTATTGGTAAGTAGTACTAATATTCGTCAAGCTATAACTTTAGGCGAAATTTCTCTTGCTAATTTATTATTAGCGCGAACACATTTTATTCAAGGCAAGGTAGTAAAGGGTTCACAAATAGGCAGAACTATAGGTTTTCCAACGGCTAATCTTGAATTGTTAGGTCTAAATTTAGCCATACCAGCTAACGGAGTTTATGTAGCCAAGGTACTTACGGAAAGTAAGCAAGAGTTTTATGCAATTGCAAATATTGGAACTAATCCTACAGTTAAAAGCACTATGGATAAACGCTTAGAAGTTCACATTTTAAATTTTCAGGGTGATATTTATGGAGAGAAATTACGTGTATATTTTTATGAAAAAATACGTTTAGAGCAAAAATTTAATAATTTGCAAGAATTAGCTGAACAACTTTATAGAGATAAAAATTTTGTTCTAAATTATTTTAGTCTAGTATAG
- the nrdD gene encoding anaerobic ribonucleoside-triphosphate reductase, with translation MTAHFKNIQITYPDTMSYEEALSYVNEELELNPTIKLKELEIQLNSQSDEVILTPKYDTINRVRRITGYLSNLPNFNDAKKAEEHDRIKHMQ, from the coding sequence ATGACAGCACATTTTAAAAACATTCAAATTACTTACCCTGATACAATGAGTTATGAAGAAGCTTTAAGTTATGTTAATGAGGAATTAGAATTAAATCCTACCATCAAGCTTAAAGAACTTGAAATTCAACTTAATTCGCAATCAGATGAAGTAATATTGACACCTAAATATGATACTATTAATCGGGTGCGACGAATCACAGGATACTTAAGTAATTTACCTAACTTCAATGATGCCAAAAAAGCCGAAGAACACGATCGTATAAAACATATGCAATAG
- a CDS encoding DnaA N-terminal domain-containing protein has product MSMHKNGFYVPDESDEQFLVDSPKDAKVFTVPFSPLEQRIKNEQPDLFPALSSLKEKIGEDAFLKHFSTIQSIKRNETTVMLITSTAMQRTTIEANYLPAIQAAFNVEYVRTVCL; this is encoded by the coding sequence ATGAGTATGCACAAAAATGGGTTTTACGTTCCCGACGAATCTGATGAACAATTTTTGGTTGACAGTCCTAAAGATGCGAAAGTGTTTACTGTTCCATTTTCACCACTGGAACAGCGTATTAAAAATGAACAGCCAGATCTATTTCCAGCTTTAAGTAGTTTAAAAGAGAAGATAGGAGAAGATGCATTTTTGAAACACTTTAGTACTATCCAATCAATTAAACGTAATGAAACTACCGTCATGTTAATAACTAGTACAGCTATGCAACGAACTACTATTGAAGCAAATTATTTGCCTGCAATTCAAGCAGCTTTTAATGTGGAATATGTTCGTACTGTTTGCCTATAA
- a CDS encoding hemolysin family protein — translation MDYLTISVNLILVIFMVALNGFFVAAEFSMVKVRESRIETLALTGNMQARFAKAVVMNLDAYLSACQLGITLASLGLGWMGEPAVAKILNYLFTSFGWSIEISKSMSFAVAFSFITAMHIVLGELAPKTLAIQRSESVVLWTAVPLIIFYKLMYPFIWVLNFSANKFLSFFGINFKEHHDSAHSEAELRIIMEESHKSGLIDNTELMFVDNIFNFSERTAREIMIPRTDMVCLYKNHSFEENLAISLSEELTRYPVCNPDKDNIIGFVHIKDMLAVVAKNQPREIEPLIRKIITVPETMSVAQLLKILQKNRSQIALLIDEYGGTAGLVTLEDILEEIVGEIQDEFDEERPEIEKTDKGYSVAGLVLVDDINELLNIQIDTNLADTIGGWFYTTMGVNPTVGQKIEEAGYIFTVIDIDNIRISRIRIEKKPVEKLTNLSYADKINVMD, via the coding sequence TTGGATTATCTAACAATAAGCGTTAATTTAATATTGGTGATTTTTATGGTGGCATTAAATGGATTTTTTGTAGCCGCTGAATTTTCCATGGTTAAAGTACGCGAAAGTAGAATAGAAACATTAGCGCTTACTGGAAATATGCAAGCACGCTTTGCTAAGGCAGTAGTAATGAATTTGGATGCATATTTATCAGCGTGTCAATTAGGGATTACCTTAGCTTCATTAGGATTAGGTTGGATGGGTGAGCCCGCGGTAGCTAAAATTTTAAACTACTTATTCACAAGTTTTGGTTGGTCAATTGAAATATCAAAAAGTATGTCTTTTGCAGTGGCTTTTTCTTTTATAACGGCTATGCACATAGTCTTAGGTGAATTAGCTCCGAAAACATTAGCTATACAAAGAAGTGAATCAGTAGTCCTTTGGACCGCCGTTCCACTAATAATTTTTTATAAATTAATGTACCCATTTATTTGGGTTTTGAATTTTTCGGCAAACAAATTTTTATCTTTTTTTGGTATAAATTTCAAAGAACACCATGATTCAGCCCATTCAGAGGCAGAATTGCGAATAATAATGGAAGAAAGTCATAAGAGTGGTTTGATAGATAACACTGAGTTGATGTTTGTGGACAATATTTTTAATTTTTCTGAGCGCACAGCAAGAGAGATTATGATTCCGCGAACAGATATGGTCTGTCTGTATAAAAATCATTCTTTTGAAGAAAACTTAGCAATTTCTTTAAGCGAAGAACTAACTCGCTATCCAGTTTGCAACCCAGATAAGGATAATATTATTGGTTTTGTTCATATAAAAGATATGCTAGCGGTAGTTGCCAAAAATCAGCCGCGGGAAATTGAACCATTAATTAGAAAGATAATAACTGTTCCTGAAACTATGTCTGTAGCGCAGCTTTTGAAAATTCTACAAAAAAATCGTTCGCAAATTGCATTGTTAATAGATGAGTATGGTGGAACAGCAGGTTTAGTAACCTTAGAGGATATCTTGGAAGAAATAGTTGGTGAAATTCAGGATGAATTTGATGAAGAACGTCCAGAAATAGAGAAAACTGATAAAGGATATTCCGTTGCAGGTTTAGTTTTAGTAGATGATATTAATGAATTATTGAATATACAAATTGACACGAATTTAGCAGACACAATAGGCGGATGGTTTTATACTACTATGGGCGTAAATCCAACAGTAGGCCAAAAAATTGAAGAAGCAGGTTATATTTTCACAGTTATAGATATTGATAATATTAGAATCAGCAGAATTAGAATTGAAAAAAAACCAGTTGAAAAGTTGACAAACTTAAGTTATGCGGATAAAATAAACGTCATGGATTAA
- the tyrS gene encoding tyrosine--tRNA ligase: MSVFDTLTERGFIKQVSHEQEIKELLTKEQVTFYIGFDPTADSLHVGHFVGLMVMAHMQRAGHRPIALLGGGTGMVGDPSGKDDMRKMMTVETINHNIACFKKQMQKFIDFSEGKALMVNNADWLLSLNYIQLLREVGVHFSVNRMLSAECFKQRLERGLSFFEFNYMIMQSYDFWELFQKHNCVLQLGGDDQWSNVLAGADLIRRKEGKPAFCFTFKLLTTSDGRKMGKTEKGALWLDPDKTTPYEFYQYWRNIADADVENCLALLTFLPMEEVRRLGSLQDQEINQAKTILAYEVTKLVHGEQEATAAKLASEALFGSGTNLDNVPTFNVSKKEVENLSLLDILCANKVFASKSEGRRIITQKGLYLNDNVVDNIDYKITIDIQTNENILIRRGKKTYYRMLLV, from the coding sequence ATGTCTGTTTTTGATACTTTAACAGAAAGAGGTTTTATTAAGCAAGTTTCACATGAACAGGAAATTAAAGAGCTGTTAACCAAAGAACAAGTTACATTCTATATAGGCTTTGACCCTACAGCAGATAGTTTGCATGTAGGACACTTTGTTGGTTTAATGGTAATGGCACATATGCAGCGTGCTGGACATCGCCCTATAGCATTATTAGGGGGAGGAACCGGTATGGTAGGAGATCCCAGCGGTAAAGATGATATGCGAAAAATGATGACAGTTGAAACTATTAATCATAATATTGCTTGTTTTAAAAAACAAATGCAAAAATTTATTGACTTTTCCGAAGGTAAAGCATTAATGGTTAATAACGCAGACTGGCTTTTAAGTTTAAACTATATTCAACTTCTACGTGAAGTTGGGGTTCATTTTTCGGTAAATAGAATGCTATCAGCTGAATGTTTTAAACAACGCCTGGAAAGAGGCCTATCATTTTTTGAGTTTAACTATATGATCATGCAATCATATGATTTTTGGGAGCTTTTCCAAAAGCATAATTGTGTTTTACAATTAGGCGGCGACGATCAATGGTCAAATGTTTTAGCTGGTGCTGACTTAATTAGACGCAAAGAAGGAAAACCAGCATTTTGCTTTACTTTTAAACTATTGACTACTAGTGATGGCAGAAAAATGGGCAAAACAGAGAAAGGTGCTTTATGGTTAGATCCAGATAAAACTACACCATATGAATTCTATCAGTACTGGAGAAATATAGCTGATGCAGACGTAGAAAACTGTTTAGCACTACTTACATTTTTACCAATGGAGGAAGTCCGTCGTTTAGGTTCTCTCCAAGATCAAGAAATTAATCAAGCAAAAACCATTTTAGCCTATGAAGTAACAAAATTAGTTCACGGTGAACAAGAAGCTACTGCCGCAAAATTAGCTAGCGAAGCTTTATTTGGTAGTGGGACCAATCTTGATAATGTGCCTACATTTAATGTATCAAAAAAAGAGGTTGAAAATTTATCGCTATTAGATATTCTTTGTGCAAATAAAGTTTTTGCAAGTAAAAGTGAAGGTAGACGTATAATTACCCAAAAAGGATTATACTTAAACGATAATGTTGTGGATAACATTGATTATAAAATAACCATTGATATTCAGACAAACGAAAATATTTTAATTCGTCGCGGAAAGAAAACCTATTATCGGATGCTATTAGTTTAA
- a CDS encoding putative hydro-lyase: MDLMNMHPKELRSLIRQNELILPTAGMAKGYTQANLAILPKSLAYDFLLFTQRNPKPCPVLDVTEVGSAKPSLIAPDADLRYDIPKYRIYKQGVLVDEVLNLENYWRADLVAFLLGCSFTFESPLLDANIPVRHIEEKCNVPMYITNIQCKPAGIFHGPTVVSMRPMSEKDAIRAIQITSRFPAVHGAPLHVGDPEVIGIKDINKPDFGDSVTIKPGEIPVFWACGVTPQAVAMAVKPEIMITHAPGYMFVSDLKDEGLSVF, from the coding sequence ATGGATTTAATGAATATGCACCCCAAAGAACTACGTTCTTTAATTCGTCAAAATGAATTGATTTTACCTACTGCTGGTATGGCAAAGGGTTATACTCAAGCTAATTTAGCAATATTGCCTAAAAGTCTAGCTTATGATTTTTTGTTATTTACACAACGTAATCCCAAACCATGTCCAGTTTTAGATGTAACAGAAGTAGGTTCTGCCAAGCCAAGTTTAATAGCTCCAGATGCAGATCTGCGCTATGACATTCCCAAATATCGCATTTATAAACAAGGGGTGCTCGTTGATGAGGTTTTAAATTTAGAAAATTATTGGCGAGCAGATTTAGTTGCATTTTTACTGGGGTGCAGTTTTACCTTTGAAAGTCCTTTGTTAGATGCTAATATTCCAGTAAGACATATTGAAGAAAAATGTAATGTACCAATGTATATAACTAATATCCAATGTAAACCAGCAGGTATTTTTCATGGACCTACGGTGGTCTCTATGCGTCCAATGTCTGAAAAAGATGCGATTCGCGCAATTCAGATTACATCGCGTTTTCCAGCCGTGCATGGCGCTCCTTTGCATGTTGGTGATCCTGAAGTTATTGGGATTAAAGACATTAATAAGCCTGATTTTGGCGATAGCGTTACAATTAAGCCAGGAGAAATTCCCGTATTTTGGGCTTGCGGAGTTACACCACAAGCTGTAGCTATGGCTGTTAAACCAGAGATTATGATTACACATGCACCAGGCTATATGTTTGTTTCTGATTTAAAAGATGAAGGCTTATCGGTTTTCTAA
- the pxpB gene encoding 5-oxoprolinase subunit PxpB, whose product MQNIKMLNAGEQGLVIEFGQAIDEKINAKVVKLTKLINETKLEGIIEVVPTYRSLLVYFEPLILSRKTLIDKVNTMLSEVDNLTTQQKGRIVHIPVCYVKNDFAPDIDFVAKHNNLDVEEVINLHTKPDYLVYMLGFMAGFPYLGGMSEKIITPRLATPRTKIPAGSVGIADRQTGIYPVESPGGWQLIGRTPVLVYNPQLDNPFLFKAGDYLRFESITEREYELIEKSVLQGSYKPVYSFLGGEQDA is encoded by the coding sequence ATGCAAAATATTAAAATGCTAAATGCAGGCGAGCAAGGCTTAGTCATTGAATTTGGTCAAGCTATTGATGAAAAGATTAATGCTAAAGTTGTCAAATTAACTAAGCTAATCAATGAGACTAAGCTTGAAGGAATAATTGAAGTAGTTCCTACATACCGCTCGCTGTTAGTATACTTTGAGCCGTTGATTTTATCGAGAAAAACTTTAATTGATAAAGTCAACACAATGCTTTCAGAGGTGGATAATCTAACGACTCAACAGAAAGGAAGGATTGTACACATTCCAGTGTGTTATGTGAAAAATGATTTTGCCCCAGACATAGATTTCGTGGCTAAACATAACAATCTTGATGTTGAAGAAGTCATAAATCTACATACAAAACCAGATTATTTAGTTTATATGCTAGGTTTTATGGCTGGTTTTCCCTATTTAGGTGGAATGTCGGAAAAAATAATTACTCCAAGATTAGCTACCCCGAGAACTAAAATTCCAGCTGGATCTGTGGGAATTGCCGATCGGCAAACCGGGATTTATCCCGTAGAAAGCCCAGGTGGCTGGCAACTGATTGGGCGTACACCCGTATTAGTTTATAATCCCCAGTTAGACAATCCCTTTTTGTTCAAAGCAGGAGATTACTTGCGTTTTGAAAGTATTACCGAACGCGAATATGAACTAATTGAAAAATCAGTACTTCAGGGAAGCTATAAACCAGTGTATAGCTTTCTAGGGGGTGAACAAGATGCTTAA